The Pseudobacteroides sp. genomic interval GCAACCCTGATAACAACCCAAAGGTACCCTGAGACATTGCAGGTGGCTTTTTTTGAAGCACTTCCCCATAAGTTTGAGGAAGTGGAATACATGTTTGATTATATAAAAAGCTATGCCCTGTCAATGGGAAAGCAGAAAATCATTATTGGACTCAACGGCCATGTTAATTACGGAATGGGAATATTGTGCAATAGATTTGATTCTCATATATCGTTTGGAACTAAGTTTAATCCCCATTATTATGAAGATTATTTTACAAAGCTTAAGTGCAAAGAGTATTTGATGCTGTCATTTTTGATGGATATGAACAAATATAATCTTGATAAGGAGAAGAAGCTTTTAGAAAGGGTCGGCAGGAATTTTACAATTCGAGAGGCTGACTTTTCCAATTTCCAGAGGGAAGTAGAGATTTATACATATCTTAATAATTTATGTTTTAAAAAGCATATGTTTTACTATGAAAGATGTGTTGATGAAGACTATGAGCTGCTGGAGGAGCTAAAGGGACACATCTCCGGAAAAAGCTTACTTATAGCCGAGAAGGATAATGAACCTATAGGATATATGCTATGGTATCCTGACTTTAACCAGCGAGAAATTAACAGGTTTATCATTTCAGAATTGGGGGTAGTACCGGAATATCAGGGCTCAGGTGCTGTGCTAGGGCTATTTCTCCGTTGTTTTGAGCTTGTCCGTGGTAAGTATGATTTTTGCGAAACATCATGGATATTGCATGAAAATCTAAGATCAAAAGGCTTCGGATACAGGTGGGGGGCAGAGGAATATAAAAGATACAAGGTGTTTGAGGTTTCTTTATGAGTATAATTATTAAATATGCTGCAGCCGATATACCGGATGATTGGGATAAACTTGCAGGGACAAATATGTTTCTTTTAAAGAGCTCTCTTGATGCGATTGAAAAGGCCAATCCCTGTGATCAAAAATATTATCTGTTTTACAGTGATACAGGTGAATTGGATTCTATAGCGGTTACATACCGGTTAAAAATAAATATTTTTACATATGGTGCACTGGACTTAAAAATACCTGTGACTGTTGTTGGAATACCTGCATCAGTCTCATCTCAAGGTTTTACTATTGGGAAGGATACTCAAAAGCTTGTTCAAAACCACTTTGAAGCCTTAAGAGGAGGCAAACTTATTTTAAACGTCCAAGAAGGGTATTGCTTCAGTGAATTTGCAAAGGGGCATACGCTTCCAAGCCACTTGCTTGAAATAAGATGGAAGAGTTTTGATGAGTATCTAGATTCATTAAGAAGCCATTATAGGTACAGGTTTAAAAAGGCAATTGCCAAGAGGAACATGCTTTCCATATCCAGGCTTGATAGCTCACAGTTTGATGATAGCTTTTACAAGCTTTATCTCAATGTTTACAACAAATCCCAGTACAAACTGGAGAGGCTTCCTATAGAGTTTTTTAAATCATTTCCGGCGGAAATCATAAGATTTGAAGCAGAAGGAAAGGCAATTGGCTTTGTGCAGCTTGCAAAGCACAACAATGTTCTGGTATTTTTGCTTGGCGGAATGGATTACGATGAAATAATAAAATATGACCTTTACCATAATATGCTTTTAAAAATTGTTGAGATTGGTATCCATGAGGGATGTTCGGCAATAGAGTTGGGACAGACGGCAGAGGACACAAAGCAAAAGCTTGGAAGCAAAAAGGTACCAAAAGAAATGTTCGCAAGCCATTCCAACAGTCTTTTAAGATGGATTTTATCAAAAAGCATGGGGTTATTAAGTTATAAGAGTAAAGAAATAGGTTTAAATGTATTTAAGTAAAGATATGGATTTAAATGTATTTGAGTAAGGATTGATAAAAAGGAGTGAGGGGTATAAAGGTATTGCTTGTGAGGCCCAAGTTTGTGTCAATAGTTGCAAAGTTAGAGCCCTTAGGGCTTGAATATGTTTCCGGAATGCTGAAAAGTATAGATATTCCATGTGATATTCATGATGAATTCCATATGCCTCGTTTTTTCAGGTACAAAAGGCTTATAGATAGGATTATAAAAGGCGGATATTCCCATATAGGGTTTCATGTAAATGCCAATACCGTTGATTACTGCATTGATACGGCAGCAAGGCTGAGGCAGGACCTGCCCCATGTAAAGATATTGGTGGGAGGGCCGGAAGTAGAGCATAATTATAAAGACTTTTGTAATGACTGTATAGACTATATTTTCTATGAAAACGGTCTTGTATCTGTTGAAAGAGTCTTTAAAAGCGGCTTTGACACTAAAGTCCTTGAAGAAGCAACAGGTATTGGATTTAAGGATGTACATGGTAAATGGATATTAAATGAAAAGGGGCCTCCCATATGTCAATACCATGTGAAGCCTGACAGGAGCCACTTTTATAAAACAATAAAAAGTAATTTCATAATTGGAAAAGGAAGCTTTGCAATAGCCAAAGCATCTTTTTCTTGTCCTTATAGGTGCAGCTTTTGCTATTGCACCAAGATGAACAGCGGATTATACACAGAAATGGACCTGGACTTGGTAATTGAAGATATTAAGTCTATCAACCACCAAAGAATATGGTTTGTAGACGATGACTTTTTGGTTAACAAGGAACGAGTGCTCCAATTCTGTAAAAAGATAAGGGAGCAAGGAATTAAAAAACAGTTTATGATTTACGGCAGGGCTGATAATGTGGTAAAGTGCAAAGACATTTTAAGTATCTTGTATGATGCAGGTGTAAGAGATGTTCTGGTAGGCCTTGAAGCCATTAACGACAATTTTCTGCAAGACTACAACAAGGAAACTACCAAGAAAGTTAATGAGGATGCTATAAGGGTACTTAGGGATAACAAAATCGTTTGTAACGGGCTGTTTGTGGTAAGTCACAATTCTACCAGACAGGATTTCAAGGACCTTATAACATTTATCAAAAATAACAGGCTTCTTTGGGTGGTTTTTGGCATATTTACGCCTTATAAGGGCTCCGATGCCTATGATGAGTATAACCAAAGGCTTGTAAAGTTCAGGTCTAAAAGGCTGGACGGCATTCATATAACAATAAAGCCGCAGCATATGACATCCCTTATGTTCCTTGTAAGGTTCTATATGCTATATGTAAAGACATATTCCAAGCTATATTTAAGGATTTTCAGAAAAAATGCCTATGTCACTCAAAATAATAAATGGTGGTAGGTAAATGGGGGCAGTCAAAATGGAAATGAAGTATCTTCTCATAAGGCCCAAGTATTTTGCAACAGTGGCCAAGGTGGAGCCTTTAGCCCTTGAATATCTTGCGGCGGTCCTGAAGGATGAGGGCAAAAAATGTCAAATACTTGATGAATTTGTGCACGGTTATCTATTCAGGTACAAGAGAATAGCAGATAAAATAAAAAAAGAAGGCTATAATGTAATAGCATTTCATTTAAATGCCAATGAGGTAAGCTATGCATTAAAGACCATAGAAAAACTCAAAAAGCAGTTTCGCAATTTGACAGTTATTGTTGGAGGTCCTGAACCTACGGTAAATTATAAAGATTTTTGTGTTGAAGGGATAGACATTGTTTACTTTGATAACGGACTAAGCTCCTTCAAGGAAATGGTAAGGCATGATTTGGATGGGAATGCACTTAAGAGATGCCCCGGTATTTGTTATAAGCTTGATGGAAAATGGAATGAGAATCCAGGCTCATTGCCTGTTGATGATTTTATAACAGAACCGGACAGGACGGTTTTCTTTAAGGATAAGAAGAAATATTTCATTGTAGGCAAGGGTCGTTTTGCTATGCTTAAAACTTCTTTTTCATGTCCGCAGAAATGCAGCTTTTGCTTCTGTAAAAAGCTCAATTCGGGAAAATACACCGAAAGGCCTGTCGAAAAGGTCATAAATGAAATAATCCAGTTGGGGCATGACAGGATTTTTATTATTGACGATGACTTTTTGGTAAACAAGCAAAGGGTTATTGAAATATGCAACATACTAATAGAAAGAAATATCCGAAAGCTGTTTATGATTTTCGCAAGGGCAGACAGTATAATTATGAACAGGGACATCCTTCCTCTTTTGTATAAGGCAGGATTCCGTGATTTTTTGGTAGGATTGGAAGCTGTAAAGGATGAATATTTAAAGGATTATAATAAAAACAGCTCCACCGATACAAATGAAGAGGCCATTGATCTTCTAAACAAAAACGGTATTATATGCAACGGGCTTTTTGTTATAAGCCATAAGTTCAGCCAAAAGGATTTTTTCAGCTTGTACAGGTTTATAGCACGGAAAAAGCTTAAATGGGTATTGTTCAGCATGATTACGCCTTATAAGGGAACAGAAGCATATGAGGAATTCAAAGACAGGATATACAGGTATATTCCAAAAAGACTGGAAGGAACCCACATACTTGTAAAGCCTGTAAGGATGTCTGCATTACTTTATTATATCAACTTTCATATGCTTTATATTTTGCATTATCCAAGGCTTTATTATTATACCCTTATAAAAAAATATGATAAGCTTGTTGGCTGGGGGGAGGAAAAGATTTGAAGGTAATGCTTGTAAGACCAAAACCCCATAAGGAAACCATAGGTTTACAAAGCGTTATGGTGTGTGAGCCGTTGGAGCTTGAGTATCTTAGTGCGGCACTAGAAGAAGAGGGGCATGAAACTGTCATAGTGGATATGATACTGGAGAAAAAGCCCATAACTTATTTTACCACCCTTCATAAGCCTGACGCAGTGGGTATAACAGCATATATATCCCATGTCAATGTTGTAAAAGAGTATGCTGCCGATATAAAAAGGGTTGACCCTAAAATAACTGTCATCGTTGGAGGCGTCCATGCTGAGGTTTTGCCTATGGATTTTTCGTCAGACAGCATTGACCATATTGTATGTGCTAATGGTATTAGGACCATGGTGCAGCTTTTAGAAAAAAAAGTAGTCTATAGTGGAGCTGCAGGAGAGGAAAGTATAGATGGTGTTTATCAAAAAGGCAAGCCTGCTGTAAAGGAAACGGGTTTTAACTACCCTCATCCTTTACGAAGCAAGGTTTCAAAATACAGAAAAGACTATTATTATATGTTCCACAGGCCGTGTGCCCTTATGAAGACATCCTTTGGCTGTCCCTTTAATTGCAGCTTCTGTTTTTGCAGAGAAGTGACAGACCACAAGTACTTCACAAGGGAAATTGAGGATATGGTAGCTGAGCTTGTCACACTTCCTGAAGATGAGATATATATAGTGGATGATAATTTTCTTGTAGACAGGAAGAGGGTTCT includes:
- a CDS encoding B12-binding domain-containing radical SAM protein → MLVRPKPHKETIGLQSVMVCEPLELEYLSAALEEEGHETVIVDMILEKKPITYFTTLHKPDAVGITAYISHVNVVKEYAADIKRVDPKITVIVGGVHAEVLPMDFSSDSIDHIVCANGIRTMVQLLEKKVVYSGAAGEESIDGVYQKGKPAVKETGFNYPHPLRSKVSKYRKDYYYMFHRPCALMKTSFGCPFNCSFCFCREVTDHKYFTREIEDMVAELVTLPEDEIYIVDDNFLVDRKRVLLFCELLKKNNINKKFLIYGRADFIAKNEDVIKVFSIHGLRAVIVGLESCDEGELDGYHKNTTVEINERAVSILNKYGIECYGTFILGIEWTKKEFDALLKWIKKLKLCFINLQPFTPMPGTSLFKEYENSIIIPRDEYEKWDMAHLVVKPTNMSQRKYYYNILRVYSRVTLSAGNIIKLVRNYGFFESLRLFPGSMTIAFQYYKKIISG
- a CDS encoding B12-binding domain-containing radical SAM protein, with the protein product MGAVKMEMKYLLIRPKYFATVAKVEPLALEYLAAVLKDEGKKCQILDEFVHGYLFRYKRIADKIKKEGYNVIAFHLNANEVSYALKTIEKLKKQFRNLTVIVGGPEPTVNYKDFCVEGIDIVYFDNGLSSFKEMVRHDLDGNALKRCPGICYKLDGKWNENPGSLPVDDFITEPDRTVFFKDKKKYFIVGKGRFAMLKTSFSCPQKCSFCFCKKLNSGKYTERPVEKVINEIIQLGHDRIFIIDDDFLVNKQRVIEICNILIERNIRKLFMIFARADSIIMNRDILPLLYKAGFRDFLVGLEAVKDEYLKDYNKNSSTDTNEEAIDLLNKNGIICNGLFVISHKFSQKDFFSLYRFIARKKLKWVLFSMITPYKGTEAYEEFKDRIYRYIPKRLEGTHILVKPVRMSALLYYINFHMLYILHYPRLYYYTLIKKYDKLVGWGEEKI
- a CDS encoding B12-binding domain-containing radical SAM protein: MSIVAKLEPLGLEYVSGMLKSIDIPCDIHDEFHMPRFFRYKRLIDRIIKGGYSHIGFHVNANTVDYCIDTAARLRQDLPHVKILVGGPEVEHNYKDFCNDCIDYIFYENGLVSVERVFKSGFDTKVLEEATGIGFKDVHGKWILNEKGPPICQYHVKPDRSHFYKTIKSNFIIGKGSFAIAKASFSCPYRCSFCYCTKMNSGLYTEMDLDLVIEDIKSINHQRIWFVDDDFLVNKERVLQFCKKIREQGIKKQFMIYGRADNVVKCKDILSILYDAGVRDVLVGLEAINDNFLQDYNKETTKKVNEDAIRVLRDNKIVCNGLFVVSHNSTRQDFKDLITFIKNNRLLWVVFGIFTPYKGSDAYDEYNQRLVKFRSKRLDGIHITIKPQHMTSLMFLVRFYMLYVKTYSKLYLRIFRKNAYVTQNNKWW
- a CDS encoding GNAT family N-acetyltransferase; translation: METIKNLPISKYISFYSNVYRDIPEYKYTDIPILKMLNNKKGPFSDHAEVLLIAVSSTDGIAAAATLITTQRYPETLQVAFFEALPHKFEEVEYMFDYIKSYALSMGKQKIIIGLNGHVNYGMGILCNRFDSHISFGTKFNPHYYEDYFTKLKCKEYLMLSFLMDMNKYNLDKEKKLLERVGRNFTIREADFSNFQREVEIYTYLNNLCFKKHMFYYERCVDEDYELLEELKGHISGKSLLIAEKDNEPIGYMLWYPDFNQREINRFIISELGVVPEYQGSGAVLGLFLRCFELVRGKYDFCETSWILHENLRSKGFGYRWGAEEYKRYKVFEVSL